DNA sequence from the Oceanipulchritudo coccoides genome:
CCACACTATGTCACCTTCGATCCTTCCGGGAAATTTATCCTGATTCCGGATCTCGGAGCCAATGCGGTTTTTGTCTACAAGCTGATGCAAGAAGGCGGACAACTAGTGCTGCATGAAAAAGTAGAGGCCTGGGCTGGAGCGGGTCCACGCCATATGAAGTTCTCCCCTGATGGCCGGTTCGCATGGGTCTTGAATGAGCTGAATTCAACCGTGGATACCTACAGTTGGAAAACCGGAATGGGTGAGTTAAAATTCATTACAAGTATTGATACGCTTCCAGCAAAGGTACTGGAGAAGGAGGCCGTTAATTCGGCCTCGGAAATCCGCGTTCATCCCTCAGGCCGGTTTCTTTTCACCGGTAATCGAGGGAATGATTCAATCACGGTTTTCAAGATTGATCCGGAGAATGGCTCATTGGAACGGGTGGAGGTGGAGCCCGTCCGGGGGAGCTGGCCCCGCAATTTTGCCATCGACCCATCTGGCCATTGGCTCATTTGCGCAAACCAGCATAGCTCAAATATCGGCATCTTTGAAATAGATCAGGACTCGGGTGAGCTCACCTATAAGCCATGGTCCAGCATTCAGGTCCCCGAACCCACATGGGTCCTCTTTCCCAAGTGATTTGAAGACTGGTTGGCGTTAGAGCTGGTCGAGTTTTTCCACCAGTTTCTTCAGCTCTGGCATATCGACCCCTACAGCCGTCCCAGCTTCGAGGGGCTTGCGAAAAATGGCCTCCACTTCAAGGCGGCGTCCGTCCAGCCAGTCCAGCAC
Encoded proteins:
- a CDS encoding lactonase family protein, producing the protein MPVIFGSMGNEGIYACEFNPDKGEWNSPATLAFAWKSPGVLIHHPRLDVIYSSGAAPGSKQPQVAALSTRDDGSDASASLINSHPSDGVVTHMAVHESGDFLVTVQYGAGSVAVYPLDDQGRIGERQQLILHEEGFGGNDRQEKAHPHYVTFDPSGKFILIPDLGANAVFVYKLMQEGGQLVLHEKVEAWAGAGPRHMKFSPDGRFAWVLNELNSTVDTYSWKTGMGELKFITSIDTLPAKVLEKEAVNSASEIRVHPSGRFLFTGNRGNDSITVFKIDPENGSLERVEVEPVRGSWPRNFAIDPSGHWLICANQHSSNIGIFEIDQDSGELTYKPWSSIQVPEPTWVLFPK